One Micromonospora sp. WMMD812 genomic window carries:
- a CDS encoding response regulator transcription factor produces the protein MVVDDHPMWREGVARDLTEAGHLVVATTGEGRQAVRVAAAARPDVVVLDLQLPDISGVEVIRGLRATLPRVRVLMLSASGEQQSVLDAVKAGATGYLVKSAAPAEFLDAVRRTADGEPVFTPGLAGLVLGEYRRLAAAPPPAGPDAAPAAGGAPQLTDRETEVLRLVAKGLSYKQIAQRLGLSHRTVQNHVQNTLGKLQLHNRVELTRYAIERGLDD, from the coding sequence ATGGTGGTCGACGACCACCCGATGTGGCGGGAGGGCGTGGCCCGCGACCTGACCGAGGCCGGGCACCTGGTGGTGGCCACGACCGGCGAGGGCCGGCAGGCGGTGCGGGTGGCGGCCGCCGCGCGGCCCGACGTGGTGGTGCTGGACCTGCAACTGCCGGACATCTCCGGTGTCGAGGTGATCCGAGGGCTGCGCGCCACGTTGCCGCGGGTGCGGGTGCTGATGCTCTCGGCCAGTGGTGAGCAGCAGAGCGTCCTGGACGCGGTCAAGGCCGGCGCGACCGGCTACCTGGTGAAGTCCGCCGCGCCGGCCGAGTTCCTGGACGCGGTGCGCCGTACGGCGGACGGGGAGCCCGTCTTCACCCCCGGCCTGGCCGGCCTCGTCCTCGGCGAGTACCGGCGGCTCGCGGCGGCGCCGCCGCCGGCCGGCCCGGACGCCGCCCCGGCCGCTGGAGGGGCGCCGCAACTCACCGACCGGGAGACCGAGGTGCTGCGGCTGGTGGCAAAGGGGCTGTCCTACAAGCAGATCGCCCAGCGGCTCGGGCTCTCGCACCGGACGGTGCAGAACCACGTGCAGAACACGCTGGGCAAGTTGCAGCTGCACAACCGGGTCGAGCTGACCCGGTACGCGATCGAGCGGGGCCTGGACGACTGA
- a CDS encoding DUF5931 domain-containing protein, whose amino-acid sequence MPSSPGGLEVPLWRALAVFRVASLAYVCVLAVRDADRYAHPLAAAGLVLAMVAWTGVTAFGYARPAWRAWPLLLADLGVVLAIMFATPWVIGREALHAGVPTLAVAWLAGPVLAWAVSGGRRRGTVAALVIGGADLATRERISQSSLTGVILILLAGVVVGHVARLAVTAEERLHRAVELEAATRERERLARDIHDSVLQVLALVQRRGAHLPGEAGELARLAGEQEAALRALIAGAAPPAATDDGPVDLRALLGRYAAATVSVSAPATPVPLPGPVARELAVATAAALDNVARHAGGRAWVLIEDEGATVTVSVRDEGPGIPDGRLAEAAAQGRLGVAQSIRGRVADLGGTARIVSTAGAGTEVELTVPRAGR is encoded by the coding sequence ATGCCGTCGTCGCCGGGTGGTCTCGAGGTGCCGCTGTGGCGTGCCCTCGCGGTGTTCCGGGTGGCCTCCCTGGCGTACGTCTGCGTGCTGGCCGTGCGCGACGCCGACCGGTACGCCCACCCGCTCGCCGCGGCCGGGTTGGTCCTGGCGATGGTCGCCTGGACCGGGGTGACCGCCTTCGGCTACGCCCGCCCGGCCTGGCGGGCCTGGCCGCTGCTCCTCGCCGATCTCGGGGTGGTGTTGGCGATCATGTTCGCCACCCCCTGGGTGATCGGCCGGGAGGCGTTGCACGCCGGGGTGCCGACCCTCGCGGTGGCGTGGCTCGCCGGCCCGGTGCTCGCCTGGGCCGTCTCCGGAGGCCGGCGGCGTGGCACCGTGGCCGCCCTGGTGATCGGCGGCGCCGACCTCGCCACCCGGGAGCGGATCAGCCAGTCGTCGCTCACCGGCGTCATCCTGATCCTGCTCGCCGGCGTGGTGGTCGGGCACGTCGCGCGGCTGGCGGTCACCGCGGAGGAGCGACTGCACCGGGCGGTGGAGCTCGAGGCGGCCACCCGGGAACGGGAGCGGCTGGCCCGGGACATCCACGACTCGGTGCTCCAGGTGCTCGCCCTGGTGCAGCGGCGCGGCGCGCACCTGCCGGGGGAGGCGGGGGAGTTGGCCCGGCTCGCCGGCGAGCAGGAGGCCGCGCTGCGGGCGCTGATCGCCGGGGCGGCCCCGCCGGCGGCGACCGACGACGGCCCGGTCGACCTGCGTGCCCTGCTCGGCCGGTACGCCGCCGCGACGGTCTCGGTCTCCGCGCCGGCCACGCCGGTGCCGCTGCCCGGGCCGGTGGCGCGCGAGTTGGCCGTCGCGACGGCGGCGGCCCTGGACAACGTGGCACGGCACGCCGGTGGGCGGGCCTGGGTGCTGATCGAGGACGAGGGAGCGACGGTGACCGTTTCGGTACGCGACGAGGGGCCGGGCATCCCGGACGGCCGGCTGGCCGAGGCGGCGGCGCAGGGCCGGCTCGGGGTGGCGCAGTCCATCCGCGGCCGGGTGGCCGACCTGGGCGGTACGGCGCGGATCGTCTCGACGGCCGGCGCCGGGACCGAGGTCGAACTGACCGTGCCGAGGGCCGGCCGGTGA
- a CDS encoding ribose-phosphate pyrophosphokinase, which produces MRDIAVFSGTAHPELAAEICTQLGVPLHPVRVSRFANDCLEVQLQANCRERDVFLIQPLVPPVQEHLVELLLMIDAARGASAGRITVVLPHYAYARSDKKDAPRISIGARLVADLLTSAGADRVLAMTLHSPQVHGFFSVPVDHLHALRELARHFRRYDLSNSVVVSPDLGNAKEAAAFARMLGTPVAAGAKQRFSDDKVTISAVIGDVADRDVIVLDDEIAKGSTVIELMDHLRERKVRSIRLACTHGLFSGDALHRLSDQEGVLEIVCTNTVPIPAEKRVPKLRVLSVAPALAEAMRRIHNGESVSALFA; this is translated from the coding sequence GTGCGTGACATCGCCGTCTTCAGCGGAACCGCCCATCCCGAGCTCGCCGCCGAGATCTGCACCCAGCTGGGCGTGCCGCTGCACCCCGTGCGGGTGTCCCGATTCGCCAACGACTGCCTGGAAGTGCAGTTGCAGGCCAACTGCCGCGAGCGGGACGTGTTCCTCATCCAGCCCCTGGTGCCGCCGGTGCAGGAGCACCTGGTCGAGCTGCTGCTCATGATCGACGCGGCACGCGGCGCCTCCGCCGGCCGGATCACCGTGGTGCTGCCGCACTACGCGTACGCCCGGTCGGACAAGAAGGACGCGCCCCGGATCTCGATCGGCGCCCGGCTGGTCGCCGACCTGCTCACCTCGGCCGGGGCGGACCGGGTGCTGGCCATGACGCTGCACTCGCCCCAGGTGCACGGCTTCTTCAGCGTGCCGGTCGACCATCTGCACGCGCTGCGCGAGTTGGCCCGGCATTTCCGGCGCTACGACCTCAGCAACAGCGTGGTCGTGTCGCCCGACCTGGGTAACGCGAAGGAGGCCGCGGCGTTCGCCCGGATGCTCGGCACGCCGGTGGCCGCCGGCGCGAAGCAGCGGTTCAGCGACGACAAGGTCACCATCAGCGCGGTGATCGGCGACGTGGCCGACCGGGACGTCATCGTGCTGGACGACGAGATCGCGAAGGGCAGCACGGTGATCGAGCTGATGGACCACCTTCGCGAGCGGAAGGTGCGCTCTATCCGGCTGGCCTGCACGCACGGCCTCTTCTCCGGCGACGCGCTGCACCGGCTCAGCGACCAGGAGGGCGTGCTGGAGATCGTCTGCACCAACACCGTTCCGATCCCGGCCGAGAAGCGGGTGCCGAAGCTGCGGGTGCTCTCGGTGGCGCCGGCACTGGCCGAGGCGATGCGGCGGATCCACAACGGCGAGTCGGTCAGCGCGCTCTTCGCCTGA
- a CDS encoding ATP-binding protein produces MTNTDPDAPRTVVPIEPSLLITEAFDQAQVTELRHSVTSCAHAAGLRGQRLDDFVLAVNELITNAVRHGGGRGSLRLWRRDERLVCEVADHGHGISAQRLGDRSRPEPDTAGGWGLWLARQLSDSMEVASGEAGTVVRIATAISTVTPIPQPD; encoded by the coding sequence ATGACGAACACCGACCCCGACGCACCACGTACGGTTGTGCCCATCGAACCCTCCCTCCTGATCACCGAGGCCTTCGACCAGGCCCAGGTGACCGAGCTGCGTCACTCGGTCACCTCCTGCGCGCACGCGGCAGGGCTACGCGGCCAGCGCCTGGACGACTTCGTGCTCGCGGTCAACGAGCTGATCACCAACGCGGTGCGGCACGGTGGCGGGCGCGGCTCGCTGCGGCTGTGGCGGCGGGACGAGCGGCTGGTCTGCGAGGTCGCCGACCACGGGCACGGGATCAGTGCCCAGCGGCTGGGCGACCGGAGCCGCCCGGAGCCGGACACCGCGGGGGGCTGGGGCCTCTGGCTGGCCCGGCAGCTCAGCGACAGCATGGAGGTCGCGAGCGGCGAAGCCGGCACCGTCGTCCGGATCGCCACCGCCATCAGCACGGTCACGCCGATCCCGCAGCCCGACTGA